ATGACCACCGCGACGCCTTCCCGTGCCGCGCACGAGCTGCTCGACGGGCGCCCCGTCACCGAGGTCGAGCGCACCCCCGCCTGGGCACAGCTGAAGAACGCCACCGTCGCGCTGCAGGAGCTGCAGGCGAGCGACGGCTCTATCGCCGATCCGACGGCCGCCGCTCCCCTGCTCGACGACGTCGTCGAAGCCATCGAGGCCCTGGCGCCGCTGTTCCCCCACGACGCCACCTACCTCGAGGCCTCGGTGAGCGATTTCCGTCGGTGGCGAGCAGAAGGCCTGGGGGTCCCCGACTTCCTCGACTCGCTCGTGGCGTTCCAGCCGCAGGAGCACCGGGTCGACGGCATCCGTCACCTGGTCATCTTCCCGATGTACACGCAGAACGGCTCGCGCGACCGCCACGTCGAGGCCGTGCTCGTCGAGGCGATCTGGCCCGAGTTCATCGCGCAGCTCGAGACCGAGTACACCAACCGCCTGTTCGTCTCGCTGCGGCTGATCGACTTCACCCCCGGATACGACACCAACTCGGCCGTGCTCTTCCCCGAGACGGTGGCGATGCGCGAGATCCCGACGTTCACGTGGGGCGCGATCTTCCAGGACCGAGAGGCTGCCCGCTACCGCCGCGTCACCCGCGCCGCCGCCGAGATCGCCAAGCTCGATCTGCCGGAGCCCGCCGCCCGCATGCTCGACGACCAGTCGCTCACGGAACAGACGTTCGTGATGTGGGACCTGATCCACGACCGGACCCACATGCGCGGCGACCTCCCCTTCGATCCGTTCATGATCAAGCAGCGGATGCCGTTCTTCCTCTACTCGCTCGAAGAGCTGCGCTGCGACCTGACCGCCTTCCGGGAATGCGTGGCGTTGCAAGCCCGCCTGTCCGCCCGGGACGACCTGGATGCCGCCGAGCAGGCGATCCTCGAGCAGGCCGGACTCGTGCAGTACGCGGTGATCTTCGACCGCATCTTCCGCTTCGCGATCACCGGGTCGCGCGTGCGCAACTACGACGGCCTCGGTGGCCAGCTGCTGTTCGCCTGGCTGCACCAGCGTCGGGTCCTGCACTGGACCGATACGTCGCTGGCGTTCGACTGGGACGAGGTCCCCGCCGCGGTGATCGCCCTCGCCGACGCGATCGACGAGCTGTACTGGCGCTCGATCGACCGCCCCAAGACGGCGCACTGGCTCGCGGCCTACGACCTCGTGCGCTCTGTCGTGACGCCGCATCCCGCGTCGGTGTGGGCGCGCGGGCTCTCTGACGAGGTGCTCGCGGGTCTGCCGAAGGGGTACACCGACGCGGTGCTCGATGACGAGTTCCCCCTGTCGATGTTCTTCGAGGCCCTGGAGAAGAAGATGCGCCCGGTCATCGCCTCGACGGAGGGCATCCGCGGCACGGACTGAGCAGGCGTCGCCGCCCGAGCGTCTCGCCTGGCGGGAATTCTGCGGCCGAGCGTCCGGAACACGCCGTGAGGGCGAGGCGCGATGCGACGATTCTCGGGCGCTCGAGCGGGGGTCGGCGCGAACGGCCTCGACCTGACGCACGGAGAACGACAGACTGGGTGGGGGGCGATGATGACCGACGTGGTGGCCGTGGACGAAGGCGTCCGAGGACGGCTGGTTCTGCTGGCCGGCGGGACGAGTGCGGCAGGACGTGCCAGTGCGCGCGCGTTGCTCGCCGCGGGAGCCCGCGTCGTGGTGGTCGGCAGCGACCACGATCGTCTCAGGGGGGTGGCGGCGGAGATCCCCGGCGTCGAGGTCGAATGCTGCGATCTCACCGACCCGGATGCC
This portion of the Microbacterium testaceum StLB037 genome encodes:
- a CDS encoding DUF6421 family protein translates to MTTATPSRAAHELLDGRPVTEVERTPAWAQLKNATVALQELQASDGSIADPTAAAPLLDDVVEAIEALAPLFPHDATYLEASVSDFRRWRAEGLGVPDFLDSLVAFQPQEHRVDGIRHLVIFPMYTQNGSRDRHVEAVLVEAIWPEFIAQLETEYTNRLFVSLRLIDFTPGYDTNSAVLFPETVAMREIPTFTWGAIFQDREAARYRRVTRAAAEIAKLDLPEPAARMLDDQSLTEQTFVMWDLIHDRTHMRGDLPFDPFMIKQRMPFFLYSLEELRCDLTAFRECVALQARLSARDDLDAAEQAILEQAGLVQYAVIFDRIFRFAITGSRVRNYDGLGGQLLFAWLHQRRVLHWTDTSLAFDWDEVPAAVIALADAIDELYWRSIDRPKTAHWLAAYDLVRSVVTPHPASVWARGLSDEVLAGLPKGYTDAVLDDEFPLSMFFEALEKKMRPVIASTEGIRGTD